From the genome of Vicia villosa cultivar HV-30 ecotype Madison, WI linkage group LG2, Vvil1.0, whole genome shotgun sequence, one region includes:
- the LOC131647606 gene encoding dehydration-responsive element-binding protein 1A-like, whose amino-acid sequence MFISNNNSFNSYPISEEVRLAASTPKKPAGRKKFKETRHPVYRGVRKRNLDKWVCEMREPNKKTRIWLGTYPTAEMAARAHDVAAMALRGRYACLNFADSVWRLPVPITTDTKDIQKAATEAAEAFRPDKTIMTNDVDKVVAVVATEEVSMFCGEVEEDEEELNMADMWRNMALMSPTHSFGDHEYEHINVEDFQDEDEEVSLWNY is encoded by the coding sequence ATGTTTATTAGTAACAACAACTCTTTCAATTCATACCCCATTTCCGAGGAGGTGCGGTTAGCAGCTAGTACTCCGAAGAAGCCTGCAGGGAGGAAGAAATTCAAGGAGACTCGCCACCCGGTGTATAGGGGTGTGAGAAAGAGGAACCTAGATAAATGGGTTTGCGAAATGAGGGAGCCTAACAAGAAGACTAGAATTTGGCTAGGGACTTATCCAACCGCCGAGATGGCTGCCCGTGCTCACGATGTTGCTGCAATGGCGTTGAGAGGCCGATACGCCTGTCTCAATTTCGCTGATTCAGTCTGGAGGCTTCCGGTTCCTATAACCACTGATACAAAAGATATACAAAAGGCGGCTACAGAAGCAGCCGAGGCTTTCAGACCAGACAAGACTATAATGACTAACGACGTTGACAAAGTTGTAGCTGTTGTAGCGACGGAGGAGGTGAGTATGTTTTGTGGGGAAGTGGAAGAAGATGAGGAAGAGTTGAATATGGCAGATATGTGGAGGAATATGGCGCTAATGTCTCCTACACATAGTTTTGGGGATCATGAGTATGAACATATTAATGTGGAAGACTttcaagatgaagatgaagaggtATCACTATGGAACTACTAA